GCTACAGCCCCATCAATCCTTTTATACTTGCTTCCAAGTTTTGATGGCTGAATGTTACCGTTAATATCAATCTTGGCCTGAGTGTTTGATAAATTCCACTTCATTATTGGATTATTGTTATAGATTACATTTCCATTTTTCAAATCAGCTTCGAGTTGTTTCATGGGCTCAGATAAAGAGTATATACCTTGTCTGACCTTTTCCATTTCAAAACCTAAGTCTTCCATTTCTTTAATCCAGTACTGACTATTCCATGGATCATAACCTACCCATAGAGGTCTAATTTCGTAAGTTCGAATCATCATCAAAAACCACTGAGTAACCAATGTAAAGTCATTTTGATTACCTTCAGTTACTGTAATTAAACCTCGTTGAACCCAGATGTCATAAGGTACGTTATCTTCTTCTTTCCTACGTTTAATAACTTCACTCGGCATAAAAAATTGTGGGATAACATACTTCTTACCATCTTTGATTACTAATAAGAGTACAACTGTAAGGTCGGTGGTTGATGATAAGTCAACACCTCCAATGGCGTAACTATTTCTTAGCTCATTGATATCATACGTTGCTTCATTGTTTAGATCATTATAAGTTAACCATGATCCTTGTTCTAATTGTTTAACGTTGAAGTCTTTACAAAGCATCGTAACTCGTGTTGCTAAGTCATGCCTAGATTTATTCATCAAGTCATCTAAGTATGAATATGTCTTAACAGTCCCGATGCTCGGATTACTTTTTTGCCATGTACTTTTATCTTCATATATTTCATTAATTGAGTCTTGAGTATATAACCAGGGTAGTACTCGTTCATCGTGGACCTCCCCTTTGATCATTTTTCTAACATAATCAAGTTTACTATCTAGGAACCCACCTACAGTATTACCTTCTGTTGTAATAATAAAAATCAGCGGTTCCTCTTTAGTTGATTGACTTTGCTTGATAGCA
The Paracholeplasma morum genome window above contains:
- a CDS encoding terminase large subunit translates to MNYLLMYYDEIQKGKIKVGKELLTVLESLIKDMDNPRYTFDERPGNIRIEFIETFCKHTKSPFNGEPFILELWEKAVLQTAYGFKMADTNLRRFNEVLLLIARKNGKTTFIAGIDLAEFFLSKGGVDIVCASNTSEQANILFEEINNMREGSKALSNEKRSKKNIFHIYSPKTKNKIKKLSAQSRNKDGYNIEVGCIDEVHEMTDSKVYDAIKQSQSTKEEPLIFIITTEGNTVGGFLDSKLDYVRKMIKGEVHDERVLPWLYTQDSINEIYEDKSTWQKSNPSIGTVKTYSYLDDLMNKSRHDLATRVTMLCKDFNVKQLEQGSWLTYNDLNNEATYDINELRNSYAIGGVDLSSTTDLTVVLLLVIKDGKKYVIPQFFMPSEVIKRRKEEDNVPYDIWVQRGLITVTEGNQNDFTLVTQWFLMMIRTYEIRPLWVGYDPWNSQYWIKEMEDLGFEMEKVRQGIYSLSEPMKQLEADLKNGNVIYNNNPIMKWNLSNTQAKIDINGNIQPSKLGSKYKRIDGAVALIIAYAVLNRYKLDYKNMI